AGCAGGAAGGCACGTATCCGCTGCCCGAAGCGCAGCTCGACCGTTTCCTCTTGCAAGTCGACGTGTCCTACCCGGATGCCGACTCCGAGCGGCGCATGCTGTTCGCCACCACGGGCACCGAGGAGCGCAAACTCAAGACGATCCTGTCCGCCGAGGAACTGATGGTCGCGCAACGCCTGGTCCGCCAATTGCCCGTGGGCGATCAAGTGGTGGACGCTATTCTGAAGCTCGTCCGCTCCGCCCGTCCCGGCACCGGCATCGACCAGACATTGGACGAGATGATCGCCTGGGGTCCCGGCCCCCGCGCGAGTCAGGCGCTGATGCTGGCCGTTCGCGCCAAGGCCATGATGGAGGGCCGTCTGGCCCCGTCCGTGGACGACGTGATCGATCTAGCCGAACCCGTCCTGAAGCACCGCATGTCGCTGACCTTCGCCGCCCGCGCCGAAGGGGTCGAGATGAGCGACATGATGGCAAGGCTCATCGAGCCGCTGAAGTAGGCCAGCAGTGGCAAAGGCAAGCGCAGCGCTTCAACCGTTTCTGACGGAAGAGGCCGAAGCCCACGGGCTTGCGGCGCGTATGCCTGCGCTTCTCGTCGAGGCGCGCCGTGTCGCCCATACCGTGACGCACGGCACCCATGGCCGGCGCCGGCCCGGGCCCGGCGAGACCTTCTGGCAGTTCCGCCACTTCGACGTCAACGATGCCGAGGCGGCCATCGACTGGCGCCGCTCGGCTAGTTCCGACAAGCTGTTTGTCCGCGAACGCGAGTGGGAAGCGGCGCATACGGTCTGGCTCTGGCTCGACCTGTCGCCGTCCATGCGGTTCCGGTCGTTCCTGTCCAAGACCTCGAAGGAAAGCCGTGCCGTCGTGCTGGCGCTCGGGCTCGCCGAACTGTTGGCGCGCGCCGGAGAACGTATCGGCCTCATGGGCCGGGCGCCGTCCTCGGGCCGGTTTGCCAGCCGCAAGGTCGCCGAGGTGCTTCTCAGCGAAACCGCGGACGACAGCCTGCCGCCGCCCGCGCGCCTGAACCGTTTTTCCGAGTGCGTTCTGTTTTCAGACTTTCTGGAGCCTATCGACCAGATGGTCGAACGCTTCCACCAGATCGCGAGCCAGGGCGTCCGCGGACATCTGGTTCAGATCCTCGATCCCGCCGAAGAAACCCTGCCCTATTCCGGACGGACGGAGTTCGAAGCCTCCGAAGGCGGCGCGACCATGATCGCGGGCCGTGCCGAGGATCTTCGCGAAAAATATCAGAAGCGGATCGAGCGCCATCGCCTCGACCTGCAGGAGGTCGCCCGCCAGCTCGGCTGGTCGTTCGTCGTGCACCATACCGACCGGCCCGCCGAAGAGGTGTTGCTGGCTGTCCATGGTCAGCTTGCGGGCCAGGAGCGCGACTACCGCTATCGTGCCGGCCGCGGCAAGGCTGAGACGGCGCTCGCCCAAAAGGACGCCGGCTCATGATGACGCTCGGCCCCATCGGCTTCATGCAGCCTTGGATCCTGCTGGCGCTGGCCGCGTTGCCCGCCATCTGGTGGCTGCTGCGCTTCACCCCGCCGAGCCCGAAGGTGGTCGAGTTTCCGCCGACGCGCCTGCTCGCCGAGCTTAAGCCCACCGAGGAGACTCCGGCTCGCAGCCCCTGGTGGCTGACCCTCATGCGGATGCTGCTGGCCGCCCTGCTGATTCTGGCCCTCGCGCGGCCGGTCATCAATCCGGACGAAGGGCGTTTCACCGGCGAGGGCACCATGCTGCTCGTGGTCGACAATGGCTGGGCCTCGGCGGCGTATTGGAACGCAAGGCGCGAAGCCATCGAAGCCGCGATCGACCGCGCCGACCGGGGCGACCGCAACGTACTCATCGTCCCGACGGCATCCATCGACGAGATCGGCGAGGCACTGCCCGCAGACGCGGTCCGCGAGCGCATCGCGGGGCTCGTGCCACAGCCCTTCGCGCCGGACCGGGACGCCGTCACCGCGACGATGAAGGAAGCGTTGAAGGAAACCTCCGGCTACAGCGTGATTTGGCTGAGCGATGGCCTGGACTACGGCCATGCCGAGGACTTTGCGGCCTGGCTCGGCAAGCTCGCCGACGGCGGCAGCCTGACAGTGTTGAAACCCAGTCCGCAGGAAACCCCGCTGGGCCTCGGACATGCCCGCGCCGAAGGCGGCACGCTCGCCGGCAGGATTGTTGCCGGAGCCGAGGGGCCGATCTCGGGAACCGTCCGGGCCCTGACGGCGCGGGGCGAGCCGCTCGGCGAAGCGCCTTTCACGATCAAGCGCGGCGAGACCGAAGCCGTCGCCCCGTTCGACCTGCCGCTCGAAATCCGTAACCAGGTGGCGCGCCTGCAAATCAGGGGACAGCGCTCCGCAAGCGCCGTGCATCTCCTGGACGCGCAATCCCAATGGCACCGCGTCGGCATCGTCTCGGGTGAGTCCCAGGAGGAGGCGCAACCGCTCCTGTCGCCGCTCTATTATGTGGAGCGCGCCCTGTCGCCCTACGCGGACGTGATCATTCCGACCGAAGCCAATGTCGCCACCGCCATCAACGACCTGATCGATAAGCAGCGAGTCTCCACCATTGTGCTGGCCGATATCGGGCGGCTCACGCCGGCGACCCAGGAGGAGCTGGAAGCGTGGCTCGACAAGGGCGGCGTCTTGATCCGTTTTGCCGGCCCGCGTCTCGAGCAAGGCGGCGATGAACTCTTGCCCGTCGCACTGCGCCGAGGCGGCCGGTCGCTCGGCGGCGCCCTCTCCTGGGGCACGCCGCAGCCTCTCTCGCCCTTCGAAGACAAGAGCCCGTTCTACGGCCTCGACGTGCCCGAAGACATCCGGGTCAACCGGCAGGTCCTTGCCGACCCCGCCGTCACCATGGACGCGGAGATCTGGGCGACGCTCACCGACGGCACGCCGCTCGTGACCGCAAAACGTCAAGGCGACGGCTGGGTCGTCCTGTTCCACGTCACTGCCAACTCCGACTGGTCGAACCTGCCGCTCGCGGGCCTGTTCGTGCAGATGCTGCGCCAGACCATTGCGTTGGGGCCAAGCCAGATCCTCTCCTCATCCGATGAGGGCGACGGCACCGCCGATACCGCTGCGGACGCGCCGCGCCGTGCGGCGACGACGGCTCTCGCGCCGGTTCAGACTCTCGACGGCTTCGGCCAGCTCGTGCCGCCGCCTTTGAACGCCTCGCCCATCGCGCCCGATCAATTCGCCAAGACCGTCGCCGGTCCCGAACACCCGCCGGGCTATTACGGTCCCTCCGGCCAGGCCCGCGCGCTGAACATCGTCAAGACCGACACCGAGTTCGTGCCCCTTCCGGATGTGGCGGGCGCGAACACGGTCGGCTTCTACACATTGAAGAAGCCGTTCGCGCTGGAGCCCTGGCTGTATCTCGCGGCGCTCGGCCTGTTCGCACTCGACATTCTGGCGGTGCTTGCGCTGAGCACCGGCCTAGGCTTCCGCAGGCCGCACCGGGCGACGGCGGCTCTGATCTTTGCGATGCTGCTCGCCGCGGCGGCCACGGCGCCTCGTCCCGTGCAAGCCGCGGACACCGACACCGTCGAAACGGCAGCCAAGTCCGACGCGGATGCTGAGGAGTTTGCCCTCAACGCGACGCTCAAGACCCGGCTGGCCTATGTTCTGACCGGCGACAGCCGGATCGACCGCACCAGCCAAGACGGCCTCATGGGCCTCAGCAAAGTCCTCGGGGCCCGTACCGCCCTTGAGCCAGGCGCGCCGATGGGCGTCGACATCGATAACGACGACCTGTCGTTCTTCCCGGTGTTGTACTGGCCGGTGCGGGAGGATGCCGAACCCTTGTCGGACGAGACGCTTGCCAAGGTCGATGCCTACATGAAGCAAGGCGGCATGATCGTCTTCGACACGCGCGACCAGGAACGCGTCGCCTATGGCGGCAGCCAGGGCAAGGCGCTGACCCGCCTGATCGGTCGCCTCGATCTTCCGGCTCTCGAGCCCGTGCCCGCCAATCACGTGCTGACCCGGTCGTTTTATCTGATGAACAGCTTTCCCGGCCGATGGGACGGCGGGTCGCTGTGGGTCGAGGCAGAACCGGCCAACGAGGCGGAACGCGACGCCCGGGCGCGGCGCACGGACGGCGTGAGCTCCGTGGTGGTCACCTCCAACGATTTCGCCAGCGCCTGGGCGCTGGACGACAGCAACCGCCCGCTCTACCCGGTGGTGCCCGGCGGCGAGCTCCAGCGCGAGATGTCGTTCCGCGCAGGGGTCAATCTCGTCATGTATGCTCTCACCGGCAACTACAAGGCGGATCAGGTCCACGTGCCTGCGCTGCTGGAAAGATTGGGGCAGTAGACGATGAACTGGTCCATCACGTTCGTCCCCTTCGTGCCGTGGCCGGCCCTGTGGATCGTCGCCGGCATTGGCGCCGTGCTGTTGGCGCTCCTGTTCTGGCGCGCGCGGCGCGGAGCCGTGCTCCGGCTTCTCACCTTCGCCGCATTGCTGATGGCGCTCGCCAACCCGCACTTAAAGCGTGAGGACCGCGAGCCGCTGAACGATATCGTCACCGTGGTGGTGGACGACAGCCAGAGCCAGACACTGGCCGGCCGCACGGCCCGTACCGCCGAGCTTCGCAACGCGCTTGAAGAACGGCTCAAGGAAGTGCCGGATCTCGAGACCCGCGTCGTGCGCTCCGGTTCGTCCACCGACGAACCCGACCGAGACGGGACGATGCTATTCACCGATCTTGGCCAGGCCCTGGCGGACGTGCCGCCAGACCGGCTGGCCGGCGTCATCATGATTACCGACGGTCAGGTTCACGACGTGCCAGAGAAGGTCGCCGCGCTCGGGTTCGATGCGCCCGTGCACGCGCTTCTCACCGGCAAGGACGACGAGTTCGACCGCCGTCTCGAGGTCATCGCGGCGCCCCGGTTCGGCATCGTCGGCAGCACGCAGACCGTCGAGGTCAGGGTGAGCGAGTCCAAGCCCCGCGAGGACGACATCACCACGCTGACGATCACTCAGCAGGGCAAAGAGCCCGAAAAGGAGATCGTGCGCATCGGCGCCCCGGTCGAGATCCCGGTCGACATCACGCATGCCGGTCCCAATATCGTGGAGATCAAGGTCGACGGCGCCGAAGGCGAACTGACCGAGATCAACAACCGCGTCCTGCTGCCCATCGAGGGCGTGCGCGAAAACCTCCGCGTGCTGCTTGTCTCCGGCGAACCCCATGCCGGCGAGCGCACCTGGCGCAACATGTTGAAGTCCGACGCGTCCGTGGATCTCGTGCATTTCACGATCCTGCGTCCGCCGGAAAAACAAGACGGCACGCCGATCAACCAGCTCTCGCTGATCGCCTTCCCGACGCGTGAGCTGTTCCAGGAGAAGCTCGATCAGTTCGATCTCATCATCTTCGAC
This genomic window from Methyloceanibacter caenitepidi contains:
- a CDS encoding membrane protein yields the protein MNWSITFVPFVPWPALWIVAGIGAVLLALLFWRARRGAVLRLLTFAALLMALANPHLKREDREPLNDIVTVVVDDSQSQTLAGRTARTAELRNALEERLKEVPDLETRVVRSGSSTDEPDRDGTMLFTDLGQALADVPPDRLAGVIMITDGQVHDVPEKVAALGFDAPVHALLTGKDDEFDRRLEVIAAPRFGIVGSTQTVEVRVSESKPREDDITTLTITQQGKEPEKEIVRIGAPVEIPVDITHAGPNIVEIKVDGAEGELTEINNRVLLPIEGVRENLRVLLVSGEPHAGERTWRNMLKSDASVDLVHFTILRPPEKQDGTPINQLSLIAFPTRELFQEKLDQFDLIIFDRYQRRGVLPLLYLENVARYVERGGAVLVSSGDDYASPLSLYRTPLGSILPAAPSGRVVERPYRPALSELGAKHPVTGDLAGARGGGEDGTAPTWGRWFRVVDVSPRDAEVLMTGADDRPLLVIGERGKGRVAVLLSDQAWLWARGYDGGGPYSDLLRRLAHWLMKEPELEQETLRASSKGQSLIIERRSIEDEIDPVVVTTPSGEEMTVTLDKGERGIWRKVIQVDEHGVYRVASGELASLATVGKANTREFAAVTASTEPLAPVLEGTGGGAFWMGREEGAEESLPRLAMIRSGRVMHGADWLGLHKRDAYHVKGVRLFPLFSGFLALALLLGLLAAAWYREGR
- a CDS encoding AAA family ATPase, whose amino-acid sequence is MTTLESEPQLVDRLDEIGSKIQDVREATSSVIFGQERVIDLALVTLLSGGHALLIGVPGLAKTSLVETLGAVLGLENKRIQFTPDLMPSDIVGSEVLEEDSSGKREFRFVKGPIFTQLLMADEINRASPKTQSALLQAMQEHHVTMAGVRHDVPLPFHVLATQNPLEQEGTYPLPEAQLDRFLLQVDVSYPDADSERRMLFATTGTEERKLKTILSAEELMVAQRLVRQLPVGDQVVDAILKLVRSARPGTGIDQTLDEMIAWGPGPRASQALMLAVRAKAMMEGRLAPSVDDVIDLAEPVLKHRMSLTFAARAEGVEMSDMMARLIEPLK
- a CDS encoding DUF58 domain-containing protein; translation: MAKASAALQPFLTEEAEAHGLAARMPALLVEARRVAHTVTHGTHGRRRPGPGETFWQFRHFDVNDAEAAIDWRRSASSDKLFVREREWEAAHTVWLWLDLSPSMRFRSFLSKTSKESRAVVLALGLAELLARAGERIGLMGRAPSSGRFASRKVAEVLLSETADDSLPPPARLNRFSECVLFSDFLEPIDQMVERFHQIASQGVRGHLVQILDPAEETLPYSGRTEFEASEGGATMIAGRAEDLREKYQKRIERHRLDLQEVARQLGWSFVVHHTDRPAEEVLLAVHGQLAGQERDYRYRAGRGKAETALAQKDAGS
- a CDS encoding DUF4159 domain-containing protein → MMTLGPIGFMQPWILLALAALPAIWWLLRFTPPSPKVVEFPPTRLLAELKPTEETPARSPWWLTLMRMLLAALLILALARPVINPDEGRFTGEGTMLLVVDNGWASAAYWNARREAIEAAIDRADRGDRNVLIVPTASIDEIGEALPADAVRERIAGLVPQPFAPDRDAVTATMKEALKETSGYSVIWLSDGLDYGHAEDFAAWLGKLADGGSLTVLKPSPQETPLGLGHARAEGGTLAGRIVAGAEGPISGTVRALTARGEPLGEAPFTIKRGETEAVAPFDLPLEIRNQVARLQIRGQRSASAVHLLDAQSQWHRVGIVSGESQEEAQPLLSPLYYVERALSPYADVIIPTEANVATAINDLIDKQRVSTIVLADIGRLTPATQEELEAWLDKGGVLIRFAGPRLEQGGDELLPVALRRGGRSLGGALSWGTPQPLSPFEDKSPFYGLDVPEDIRVNRQVLADPAVTMDAEIWATLTDGTPLVTAKRQGDGWVVLFHVTANSDWSNLPLAGLFVQMLRQTIALGPSQILSSSDEGDGTADTAADAPRRAATTALAPVQTLDGFGQLVPPPLNASPIAPDQFAKTVAGPEHPPGYYGPSGQARALNIVKTDTEFVPLPDVAGANTVGFYTLKKPFALEPWLYLAALGLFALDILAVLALSTGLGFRRPHRATAALIFAMLLAAAATAPRPVQAADTDTVETAAKSDADAEEFALNATLKTRLAYVLTGDSRIDRTSQDGLMGLSKVLGARTALEPGAPMGVDIDNDDLSFFPVLYWPVREDAEPLSDETLAKVDAYMKQGGMIVFDTRDQERVAYGGSQGKALTRLIGRLDLPALEPVPANHVLTRSFYLMNSFPGRWDGGSLWVEAEPANEAERDARARRTDGVSSVVVTSNDFASAWALDDSNRPLYPVVPGGELQREMSFRAGVNLVMYALTGNYKADQVHVPALLERLGQ